The following are encoded together in the Pleurocapsa sp. FMAR1 genome:
- the moaC gene encoding cyclic pyranopterin monophosphate synthase MoaC — MQENNNFESLSHLNHRGEAQMVDVSAKKVTRRQAVAKGKIKMSLATLKTIEAGNAPKGDVLGTAKIAGIMAAKQTANLIPLCHPLPIHKIEVDITPDYNLPGYEITAKVAVKGSTGVEMEALTAVSVTALTLYDMAKALEKSMEISEICLLSKTGGKSGDYFAEESS; from the coding sequence ATGCAAGAAAATAATAATTTTGAGTCTTTATCCCATTTAAATCATCGCGGAGAGGCTCAAATGGTAGATGTTTCAGCCAAAAAAGTGACTCGTCGTCAGGCTGTAGCCAAAGGCAAAATTAAAATGTCTTTGGCTACATTGAAAACTATTGAAGCAGGAAATGCTCCCAAAGGTGATGTATTGGGTACAGCTAAAATCGCTGGGATTATGGCAGCCAAGCAAACTGCCAATTTGATACCTCTTTGTCATCCTTTACCTATTCATAAAATTGAGGTAGACATTACCCCTGATTACAATTTGCCTGGATACGAAATCACGGCTAAGGTAGCTGTCAAAGGTTCAACAGGAGTAGAAATGGAGGCATTGACTGCTGTGTCGGTTACTGCCCTGACATTGTATGATATGGCAAAAGCACTGGAGAAATCAATGGAGATCTCCGAAATTTGTTTGCTAAGTAAAACAGGGGGGAAGTCAGGAGACTATTTTGCTGAAGAAAGCAGCTAA
- a CDS encoding 2TM domain-containing protein, which produces MPPRWPREPDRKTDPEYRRLDDLINFAIHVGVYTATNSGLWFVHNLKSAEWPWLLWVNGIWFGILALHFVYIKAIADYTTIKT; this is translated from the coding sequence ATGCCTCCTCGTTGGCCTCGCGAACCTGACCGCAAAACAGATCCAGAATATCGCCGTTTAGATGATCTCATAAACTTTGCGATTCATGTAGGAGTTTATACTGCTACTAACTCTGGCTTATGGTTTGTGCATAATCTCAAATCAGCAGAGTGGCCCTGGTTACTGTGGGTAAACGGTATTTGGTTTGGCATATTAGCATTACACTTTGTATATATAAAAGCGATCGCAGACTACACTACAATTAAAACCTAA